In Thermoplasmataceae archaeon, the following proteins share a genomic window:
- a CDS encoding heterodisulfide reductase-related iron-sulfur binding cluster: protein MTSSIVSPTLAFIPESELIIDYIVSFAVAIFVILWWYRSYSRLDIKLRTMLSFFRNNWKRMVGQYLGYGIFHRKNLKNRYAGIMHFLISYGILILFICTSLIALSHDILKQLFGFGILNGTFYLIFEAFSNIGGIMLIVGLVMALYRRLAKKVVLESVFDDYILIAGLLIIAIEGFVLGGLKIALVPQSYDVYRFLEWSISSWFTSVGLSGNLGVVFYRDLWFVHVMTAFAVAAYLPFSKLSHMALAAIGIAVKPRHPRGEMPTPFLLSEALETGQFDFKIGSKTVGDLSNFMKIEALSCTNCGRCERACPAVAAGSDLSPRVIVQNIKKDVYSGKAEMNPLILTENASWSCTTCQACVEECPVLIDPQSFVMESRKTLVMENKVGKEAGNYFNNLTNAQNPFGNPPSDRDDLLKYAPKFEGDKDVLYWVGCMGAFDPRDKQVTITVLNLLTKAGVNYGILGSEEKCTGETARRMGEEGRFQELVLQNIDTFTAHNVKKIITACPHCYNTFKNEYPKFGLKVEVQHHSEFLSNLVKEGKLKVKKNAENITLHDPCYLGRINGEYDNTRFLVKQSGDLTEMERSGSKSFCCGAGGGNYWNKVQSQESISHIRLKEALGTNADKLAVACPFCMAMMEDASRILDAQDKIKVKDIAELISENLE, encoded by the coding sequence ATGACCAGTTCGATCGTGAGTCCAACGCTTGCATTCATACCAGAAAGTGAGTTGATAATCGATTACATAGTGTCATTTGCTGTTGCGATATTTGTTATTCTGTGGTGGTACAGGTCCTACAGCAGGCTTGACATTAAGCTCAGGACAATGCTTTCATTTTTTAGAAATAACTGGAAAAGGATGGTCGGCCAGTACCTTGGTTATGGAATCTTTCACAGGAAGAACCTTAAGAACAGATATGCGGGAATTATGCACTTCCTGATATCATACGGAATACTGATTCTATTCATCTGCACATCGCTGATAGCGCTTTCTCATGATATCCTGAAACAGCTTTTCGGCTTCGGCATTCTCAATGGAACCTTCTACCTGATATTCGAGGCGTTTTCAAATATCGGCGGAATAATGCTGATAGTAGGCCTTGTAATGGCACTTTACAGGAGACTGGCAAAGAAGGTTGTCCTTGAATCTGTCTTTGACGATTACATACTGATCGCTGGTTTGCTGATTATCGCCATCGAAGGTTTTGTGCTCGGCGGGCTGAAAATAGCCCTTGTTCCGCAATCTTATGATGTTTACCGCTTTTTGGAGTGGTCAATCAGTTCATGGTTCACATCCGTCGGCTTATCAGGTAACCTTGGCGTTGTCTTTTACAGGGATCTTTGGTTCGTGCATGTAATGACCGCATTTGCTGTCGCTGCCTACCTTCCATTTTCCAAACTCTCGCACATGGCACTGGCTGCCATAGGCATAGCTGTCAAGCCCAGACACCCGCGCGGGGAAATGCCTACACCATTTCTGCTGTCCGAGGCGCTTGAAACTGGGCAGTTCGATTTCAAGATCGGTTCAAAGACAGTTGGCGATCTTTCTAATTTCATGAAAATCGAGGCTCTGTCGTGTACAAACTGCGGCAGGTGCGAGAGGGCATGTCCGGCTGTTGCCGCGGGTTCAGATCTCAGCCCGAGAGTAATAGTCCAGAACATCAAGAAGGACGTGTACAGTGGGAAGGCAGAAATGAACCCATTGATTCTAACAGAGAATGCTTCCTGGTCGTGCACCACGTGCCAGGCGTGTGTGGAAGAGTGCCCTGTACTCATTGACCCGCAGTCTTTCGTCATGGAATCAAGAAAAACTCTAGTTATGGAGAATAAGGTGGGAAAGGAAGCTGGGAATTACTTCAACAATCTTACCAACGCTCAGAATCCTTTTGGAAACCCACCGAGTGACAGAGATGACCTTTTGAAGTATGCCCCCAAGTTCGAAGGGGACAAGGATGTCCTTTACTGGGTTGGATGCATGGGGGCGTTCGATCCGAGAGATAAACAGGTCACAATCACGGTTCTTAACCTGCTCACGAAGGCAGGAGTCAATTACGGCATATTAGGATCAGAGGAAAAATGCACGGGCGAAACAGCCAGAAGGATGGGTGAAGAGGGGAGATTTCAGGAACTCGTTCTGCAGAACATTGATACTTTCACTGCACACAACGTAAAGAAAATAATTACGGCATGCCCACATTGCTACAATACATTCAAGAATGAGTATCCAAAGTTCGGGCTGAAGGTGGAAGTACAGCATCATTCTGAATTCTTAAGCAATCTTGTAAAAGAGGGAAAACTCAAGGTAAAGAAAAATGCGGAAAACATTACCCTGCATGACCCTTGCTATCTCGGCAGGATAAATGGAGAATATGATAATACCCGATTTCTGGTGAAACAGTCAGGCGACCTGACTGAGATGGAAAGATCCGGATCCAAGAGCTTTTGCTGCGGAGCCGGTGGTGGAAACTATTGGAACAAGGTGCAGAGCCAGGAATCCATAAGCCACATCAGATTGAAGGAAGCACTCGGCACCAATGCTGATAAACTCGCTGTGGCATGCCCATTCTGTATGGCAATGATGGAAGATGCATCCAGGATACTGGATGCTCAGGACAAGATTAAGGTCAAGGACATAGCCGAGTTAATTTCAGAGAATCTTGAGTGA
- a CDS encoding electron transfer flavoprotein subunit beta/FixA family protein has translation MVDIIVLVKQMPDLEQIKADPSTGEPMIKNVPLKMETLSENAIEAAVQVKEKNGGKVTAIIFGDTQSSSIMKKAYAMGVDEGYVITGYAGNNPPYTAKVLADKISKIKHDLVILGNQSADSITGLLSGMISKLLAEPLLGNASSIEISSGVARIRRILEDRTTLTSAKMPAIISVTQEINQPRLPAVMQILAAGRKPIKTEPTPFPHVEYTKILSNRA, from the coding sequence ATGGTAGATATAATAGTTCTTGTAAAACAGATGCCCGACCTTGAGCAAATCAAGGCCGACCCGTCCACCGGCGAACCTATGATAAAAAATGTGCCACTGAAGATGGAGACACTGAGTGAGAATGCTATTGAAGCAGCCGTTCAGGTGAAGGAGAAGAATGGCGGGAAGGTAACCGCAATCATTTTCGGCGATACCCAGTCGTCCAGTATCATGAAGAAGGCTTATGCCATGGGCGTTGACGAAGGATACGTTATAACCGGCTATGCAGGAAACAACCCTCCCTATACGGCGAAGGTGCTCGCAGACAAAATTAGCAAGATAAAGCATGATCTTGTGATACTGGGAAACCAGTCTGCTGATTCCATAACAGGACTCCTGTCGGGCATGATCTCCAAACTGCTTGCCGAACCACTTCTTGGAAACGCATCTTCCATAGAAATAAGCTCAGGAGTTGCAAGGATCAGGAGAATACTTGAGGATCGCACGACGCTTACCTCTGCTAAGATGCCGGCTATCATATCGGTTACTCAGGAGATCAACCAGCCTAGGCTTCCCGCTGTGATGCAGATTCTTGCAGCCGGTCGCAAGCCCATTAAAACTGAACCCACGCCTTTCCCCCATGTGGAATATACCAAAATACTTTCTAATCGGGC
- a CDS encoding electron transfer flavoprotein subunit beta, translating to TQEINQPRLPAVMQILAAGRKPIKTEPTPFPHVEYTKILSNRAPKSERKRIVFEDLEKGVPEIVKVLKEEMR from the coding sequence GACTCAGGAGATCAACCAGCCTAGGCTTCCCGCTGTGATGCAGATTCTTGCAGCCGGTCGCAAGCCCATTAAAACTGAACCCACGCCTTTCCCCCATGTGGAATATACCAAAATACTTTCTAATCGGGCTCCAAAGAGCGAAAGGAAAAGAATTGTATTCGAGGATCTGGAAAAAGGTGTTCCAGAGATCGTGAAGGTACTGAAGGAGGAGATGAGATGA
- a CDS encoding electron transfer flavoprotein subunit alpha/FixB family protein produces MRALIFSDNPGPGSQTISYIRGKMEADVVVPVEIKEKIVSYGAGKIYAFKGPLDSGNVSKKLSEIFKSGYDYLFIDSTILGREVAGYLTATEGQMCVAEITSFETTGQIVKTKRYFYGGKSVLEEESSSRIFTVAPGIADAKATDAKSPVEEVDLTAPTLNVEKTEAKTSTGVDITAAKIIVSVGRGLGKKDGLKQLEPLTKALGAEFAGSRPVCSDLQWLGEERWVGISGKKVSPKVYLAMGISGQIQHIAGIRGSKYIIAVNKDKSAPIFEECDYGIVGDLYQVASKILASLTQ; encoded by the coding sequence ATGAGAGCTCTTATTTTTTCGGATAACCCTGGCCCAGGTTCGCAAACAATTTCATACATACGTGGGAAGATGGAAGCAGATGTTGTAGTGCCAGTCGAAATAAAGGAAAAAATTGTTTCCTACGGTGCTGGAAAGATATACGCCTTTAAGGGACCACTGGACTCGGGGAACGTCAGCAAGAAGCTTTCCGAGATCTTCAAATCAGGATACGATTATCTGTTTATCGACTCCACCATACTCGGTAGGGAGGTAGCTGGTTACCTAACGGCGACGGAAGGTCAGATGTGTGTTGCTGAAATAACGAGCTTTGAAACTACTGGCCAGATCGTTAAGACAAAAAGATATTTCTATGGTGGAAAAAGCGTTCTTGAAGAAGAATCATCGTCCAGAATATTTACTGTGGCGCCAGGCATCGCCGATGCCAAAGCGACTGACGCTAAGTCTCCTGTGGAAGAAGTAGATCTTACAGCCCCGACCCTGAATGTGGAAAAAACAGAAGCAAAGACATCGACAGGAGTTGACATAACCGCTGCAAAGATCATAGTCAGCGTTGGCAGGGGACTAGGGAAGAAGGATGGGCTAAAGCAGCTGGAACCGCTTACCAAGGCTCTTGGCGCTGAATTCGCCGGTTCGAGGCCGGTTTGCTCAGATTTACAGTGGCTAGGTGAAGAGAGATGGGTAGGAATCTCTGGAAAGAAGGTGAGTCCAAAGGTCTATCTTGCCATGGGGATCTCAGGCCAGATACAGCACATTGCCGGAATCAGGGGGTCAAAATACATAATCGCTGTGAACAAGGACAAAAGCGCACCTATATTCGAGGAATGTGACTACGGTATCGTTGGAGACCTCTACCAAGTCGCGTCCAAGATACTGGCTTCTCTGACTCAGTAA
- a CDS encoding sodium:solute symporter yields the protein MTAADFVTDTFSSKTLGLLIALTGIVSELPYVGLQLVGMKAVLTVMFPNTGNVALLIDFALIVSVIILVAFTFMSGLRGVTLTALFKDVIIFITVIVVIIAVPLAYGGFQHAFAAKQVYQTLPLSTYAVGYPTLWIGSAMALYLYPHAVNGSLSSKNETNLRMSTALLPVYGIGLAFLALFGVLIYAVAPALNYVSSFGASGGVYVVPALILYTMPSWFAGFAFLGIFIGGLVPAAIMSIASANLFIRNVFKPYVKKAIEPKQETFYAKVVTIVFIFIAVLFTLVVNDTYAIQLQLLAGGLILETLPALFLGLYWPKLNKHSMIVGWAVGMILDVYLELSANFPANGSFKTSFYNFGKFNGTEVLIFVGLFSVMLNVLISVIGTYITRAMGIRNSKEETPAKAEA from the coding sequence ATAACGGCCGCTGATTTTGTCACAGACACATTCTCAAGCAAAACTCTTGGTCTTCTTATAGCGCTGACAGGCATAGTTTCAGAATTGCCCTATGTCGGGCTTCAACTTGTGGGAATGAAAGCGGTGCTCACTGTTATGTTTCCAAACACCGGAAACGTTGCCCTGCTGATAGATTTTGCCCTTATAGTTTCGGTCATCATACTGGTCGCATTTACTTTCATGAGCGGGCTCAGAGGAGTAACTCTTACCGCCCTCTTCAAGGACGTAATAATTTTCATAACTGTGATTGTCGTGATAATCGCAGTTCCTCTAGCATACGGTGGTTTTCAGCATGCTTTCGCTGCAAAACAAGTTTACCAGACACTTCCATTATCTACCTACGCTGTAGGCTATCCAACGCTCTGGATAGGAAGCGCAATGGCTCTTTATCTGTACCCTCACGCTGTCAATGGATCTCTGAGCTCGAAGAACGAGACAAATCTTAGAATGAGTACAGCACTGCTTCCGGTTTATGGAATTGGGCTCGCGTTTCTCGCCCTGTTTGGGGTATTGATATATGCCGTCGCCCCGGCGCTTAACTATGTCAGCAGCTTCGGAGCGTCTGGCGGTGTTTACGTTGTTCCAGCGCTGATACTTTATACAATGCCTAGCTGGTTCGCAGGATTCGCTTTCCTTGGAATATTTATTGGTGGGCTTGTTCCTGCGGCTATAATGTCAATAGCTTCCGCGAATCTGTTCATCAGAAACGTTTTTAAACCATACGTAAAAAAAGCCATAGAACCAAAACAAGAGACGTTTTATGCAAAGGTAGTTACGATAGTATTCATCTTTATCGCCGTGCTCTTCACATTGGTAGTGAACGATACATATGCCATACAACTTCAACTGTTGGCTGGTGGATTGATTCTTGAAACTTTGCCTGCGCTATTTCTTGGACTGTACTGGCCCAAACTTAACAAGCATTCTATGATTGTTGGCTGGGCGGTAGGAATGATTCTAGACGTATACCTGGAACTAAGTGCCAACTTCCCTGCGAATGGGAGCTTCAAAACGTCGTTTTACAATTTTGGAAAGTTTAACGGAACTGAAGTCCTAATCTTCGTTGGACTGTTTTCAGTGATGCTGAACGTTTTGATTTCCGTGATTGGAACTTATATAACAAGGGCAATGGGAATCAGGAACAGCAAGGAGGAAACACCTGCAAAAGCTGAAGCATGA
- a CDS encoding DUF3311 domain-containing protein: MIPFFAYIVLPLYDTVDPKLAGVPFFYWYQTLWLALSAAMFGVAAYLIGRVKGSDNL, translated from the coding sequence GTGATACCGTTTTTCGCCTACATTGTGTTGCCACTGTACGATACGGTCGATCCTAAGCTTGCAGGTGTACCGTTCTTTTACTGGTATCAGACGCTATGGCTCGCACTTTCTGCTGCGATGTTTGGAGTGGCAGCTTACCTGATTGGACGCGTAAAGGGAAGTGATAACTTGTGA
- a CDS encoding HAD-IB family phosphatase → MKRLNKEKLVILCDFDGTISTVDTMDMVLKIFSSWSWEQADDQYQQGKLGYRDWIRMMEKPFSNISANREVICSVVIPEAKPRSHFGELVDYSLHRIPLIIVSLGIDFIINQVLELNGWDEKVQTCMPKTSFNGHGFTFEYPELRYADSLNLKDDAVKYFKTKGYRVVYIGDGTPDYRACTEADIRFTVKGSRLSELCRINRVSVRDFTDFEEVLQIIKKIEH, encoded by the coding sequence ATGAAAAGATTGAACAAGGAAAAATTGGTGATCCTCTGTGACTTCGACGGTACCATATCCACCGTAGATACCATGGACATGGTACTCAAAATATTTTCAAGCTGGTCATGGGAACAGGCTGATGATCAGTATCAGCAGGGCAAACTTGGTTACAGGGACTGGATAAGGATGATGGAAAAGCCATTCTCTAATATAAGTGCCAACAGGGAAGTAATCTGCTCCGTGGTGATTCCAGAGGCAAAGCCGAGGAGTCACTTCGGTGAATTGGTCGATTATTCCCTGCACCGTATACCTCTCATTATCGTAAGCCTTGGTATCGACTTCATCATTAACCAGGTGCTGGAACTGAACGGATGGGACGAAAAGGTGCAGACCTGCATGCCCAAGACCTCATTCAATGGACACGGATTCACCTTTGAATACCCGGAACTCAGATATGCGGACTCCTTGAATCTTAAGGACGATGCTGTGAAATATTTTAAGACCAAGGGTTACAGGGTGGTTTACATCGGAGATGGCACACCTGATTATAGAGCATGTACCGAGGCTGACATACGTTTTACCGTGAAGGGTTCAAGACTATCAGAGCTATGTAGAATCAATAGGGTGAGTGTCAGGGATTTTACAGATTTTGAGGAAGTACTGCAGATCATAAAGAAAATAGAACATTAG
- a CDS encoding pyridoxal phosphate-dependent aminotransferase, with the protein MQDSHFLLYDWINESWPKTKFNLSQSGMNQIDISKIGIKTDFGEYHSSGIDGDLQFRKTVARMHSVSEDNVASTVGGSQAIFIAASMINMKKVPLVIPVPEYEPISSVPEMINVKISRESIDNLHKPVRRRESFIMSNPNNPTGLAYNADVISRMLESTSSAGHYALIDEAFMDFSHAEAEKMKIYDGIMFSNTLSKFYGLGFMRTGYVVSDRETILRINHLKSLYTGGSSPYFLWIASQVLQKRNIFFENARKVMTVNRKMVSDFVMDTGLRSDVSFGVAPYCLVAYEQHIPSIELCRKVLEKTGVLISAGSYFGVENSFRLCFTPETETLSAALEKLSSFFKNLR; encoded by the coding sequence ATGCAGGATTCGCATTTCTTGCTTTATGACTGGATCAACGAGAGCTGGCCGAAGACAAAGTTCAATCTCAGCCAGAGCGGCATGAACCAGATAGACATTTCTAAAATTGGCATAAAGACAGACTTTGGTGAGTATCATTCAAGCGGAATCGACGGCGATCTGCAGTTCAGGAAAACAGTAGCTAGGATGCATTCCGTAAGTGAGGACAATGTAGCTTCCACCGTCGGTGGTTCCCAGGCCATTTTTATTGCAGCTTCAATGATAAACATGAAAAAGGTTCCTTTGGTGATACCTGTTCCCGAATATGAACCAATTTCATCTGTACCGGAAATGATCAATGTGAAGATCAGCAGGGAAAGTATCGATAATTTACACAAACCAGTGAGAAGAAGAGAATCATTCATCATGAGCAATCCAAACAACCCAACAGGGCTTGCATATAACGCTGACGTCATATCGCGCATGCTGGAGTCCACGTCTTCAGCCGGCCATTATGCCTTGATTGACGAAGCATTCATGGATTTCTCCCACGCAGAAGCTGAGAAAATGAAAATATATGATGGAATCATGTTTTCAAATACCCTTTCAAAATTCTATGGGCTCGGGTTCATGAGGACCGGATATGTCGTTTCTGACAGAGAGACGATCTTGAGGATCAATCACCTTAAAAGCCTTTATACTGGAGGCAGTTCACCATATTTCTTGTGGATAGCTTCGCAGGTGCTCCAGAAAAGGAATATATTTTTCGAGAACGCCAGGAAGGTCATGACCGTAAACAGAAAAATGGTCTCAGATTTTGTCATGGACACCGGCCTCAGGTCTGATGTGTCATTCGGCGTGGCTCCATATTGCCTTGTTGCATATGAACAACACATACCCTCAATTGAACTGTGCAGGAAAGTCCTGGAGAAAACCGGTGTGCTCATATCAGCCGGAAGCTACTTTGGCGTGGAAAACTCATTCCGGCTCTGTTTTACTCCAGAAACTGAAACTCTGTCAGCGGCTCTTGAAAAACTGAGTTCCTTCTTTAAAAATCTCCGATGA
- the lipA gene encoding lipoyl synthase — MKPEYVKVSLPSGDNYNFIKGTLRDRSLHTVCEEARCPNIAECWESGTATFMIMGNNCSRGCRFCSVTHGGMIPLDPEEPGKVAQSVRMMHLNYVVITSVDRDDLPDQGSLHFAKVTRSVKDLGVSVEVLTPDFQGNGKLIDNVLREGPDVFAHNVETVRRLSPAIRDARAGYDQSLSVLRHAKTFNRNQITKSSIMVGNGETDDEVLETMRDLHAAGVDIITVGQYLRPSKKQIEVREYCSLERFRKLEDMGYDVGFSYVASGPLVRTSYKAAEAWTLRRLSNDRNGE; from the coding sequence GTGAAACCGGAATATGTTAAGGTCAGCCTACCCTCCGGGGACAACTATAATTTCATAAAGGGCACGCTCAGAGACCGATCGCTTCACACTGTATGCGAGGAAGCAAGATGCCCGAACATAGCTGAATGCTGGGAAAGTGGAACGGCCACCTTCATGATAATGGGGAACAACTGTTCCCGCGGATGCAGGTTCTGTTCAGTTACACATGGCGGGATGATCCCACTCGATCCAGAGGAACCCGGAAAGGTGGCGCAATCTGTGAGGATGATGCACCTGAATTATGTTGTCATCACATCGGTCGACAGGGATGACCTTCCCGATCAGGGATCGCTCCACTTTGCGAAAGTGACGCGGTCAGTGAAAGATCTGGGGGTCTCTGTAGAGGTGCTCACGCCAGATTTTCAGGGAAATGGAAAACTCATAGATAATGTCCTGAGGGAGGGGCCCGATGTTTTTGCGCACAACGTTGAGACAGTGAGGCGCCTTTCACCGGCTATTAGGGATGCAAGGGCAGGCTATGACCAGTCTCTTTCCGTGCTCAGGCATGCCAAAACGTTCAACAGGAACCAGATAACGAAATCTTCAATAATGGTGGGGAATGGGGAAACGGATGACGAGGTCCTCGAAACCATGAGGGACCTCCACGCCGCAGGAGTGGACATAATAACCGTAGGCCAGTACCTTAGGCCTTCAAAGAAACAGATAGAAGTCAGGGAGTACTGTTCTTTGGAACGATTTAGAAAGTTGGAGGACATGGGGTACGACGTTGGGTTTTCCTACGTCGCTTCTGGACCTCTGGTCAGAACATCTTACAAGGCTGCAGAAGCCTGGACATTGAGGAGATTGAGCAATGACAGAAATGGTGAATGA
- a CDS encoding thiamine pyrophosphate-dependent dehydrogenase E1 component subunit alpha, with protein VNEKNEKEMYVRAYTAMVLSRTFDKKIVTAQRQGRIGFYTPSIGQEATQVGISMALDQEDLIFQYYRDVALMIHRGVPLEILLNQIMGNTQDESKGRQMPSHYQAKQYNFMSVQSPVATNLPLAVGAAYALRYQKASKVVVATFGDGSTSTPDFHAAMNLAAVFNLSVVFVCENNGWAISMPTERQTKVEISEKASAYGMKGIKVDGNNFIDTYRAMAGAVERARSGNGPTLIDAISFRMGPHSTSDDPGKYRSENVEEGSEKDPITVAENQLKSMGYLNDALIAKIREEASRVVTEKFDTQEKVPGPELSTMFEDVYADKNWIEKEEEDDII; from the coding sequence GGTGAATGAAAAAAACGAGAAAGAAATGTACGTGAGGGCATATACCGCAATGGTGCTCTCAAGGACCTTTGACAAGAAAATCGTAACGGCGCAGAGGCAGGGAAGGATCGGGTTTTATACACCTTCCATTGGCCAGGAAGCCACACAGGTAGGCATATCAATGGCTCTTGACCAGGAAGATCTCATATTTCAGTACTACAGGGACGTGGCACTCATGATACATCGTGGCGTTCCACTTGAGATTCTGCTGAACCAGATTATGGGAAACACTCAGGACGAGTCCAAGGGAAGGCAGATGCCAAGTCATTACCAGGCAAAACAGTACAACTTCATGTCCGTGCAGAGTCCAGTGGCAACAAATCTTCCCCTCGCCGTTGGGGCTGCATATGCCCTGAGATACCAGAAAGCAAGCAAGGTAGTAGTGGCCACATTTGGCGACGGATCGACATCAACGCCGGACTTCCATGCCGCAATGAATCTTGCGGCAGTTTTCAACCTCTCGGTAGTGTTCGTCTGTGAGAACAACGGATGGGCAATATCCATGCCGACGGAGAGGCAGACGAAAGTGGAGATATCTGAGAAAGCGTCTGCCTACGGAATGAAGGGGATCAAGGTCGATGGGAATAATTTCATTGATACATACAGAGCAATGGCCGGGGCCGTTGAGAGGGCAAGGTCCGGAAATGGCCCGACGCTCATAGATGCCATAAGTTTCAGGATGGGCCCGCATTCAACCTCTGACGATCCTGGAAAGTACAGGTCTGAAAATGTTGAGGAGGGCAGTGAGAAGGACCCCATAACCGTGGCCGAGAATCAGCTGAAGTCCATGGGATACCTGAACGATGCACTTATTGCAAAGATCAGGGAGGAGGCATCCCGGGTCGTGACGGAGAAGTTTGACACGCAGGAGAAGGTACCGGGACCTGAACTGTCAACGATGTTTGAGGATGTATACGCAGATAAGAACTGGATTGAAAAAGAAGAAGAGGATGATATTATATGA
- a CDS encoding alpha-ketoacid dehydrogenase subunit beta, with amino-acid sequence MSTMNMVQALNSTLDHAMSADQNIILLGEDIGRDGGVFRVTEGLQAKYGSERVIDTPLVELGIVGMSIGMSMMGVKAVPEIQFQDFIFTAFDQIVNQMAKMRYRSGGSYTVPLVLRTPYGGGIRGGLYHSQSGESYFVHTAGLVVVTPSNPYDAKGLLLSSLDSHDPVIFLEPKRLYRSTKMDVPEEDFRVKIGEAARSAEGDDVTIITYGSMVPTVLATVKKNGLSADVIDLRTLLPLDIDSIIASVKKTGRVVIVHEAPKTLGMGAEISALISERAIEYLYAPIIRVTGPDIPFPYRMEDHYIPNEQRIMKAIRKVMEFR; translated from the coding sequence ATGAGCACCATGAACATGGTCCAGGCTCTCAACTCGACGCTTGATCATGCCATGTCAGCGGATCAGAATATAATTCTCCTTGGGGAAGACATTGGCAGAGATGGCGGAGTTTTCAGGGTTACGGAGGGGTTGCAGGCAAAATATGGCAGCGAAAGGGTTATTGATACTCCACTTGTGGAACTGGGAATCGTCGGGATGTCCATTGGGATGTCCATGATGGGGGTAAAAGCCGTTCCCGAAATCCAGTTTCAGGATTTCATTTTCACTGCATTTGATCAGATTGTTAACCAGATGGCCAAGATGCGTTACAGATCCGGTGGTTCATACACCGTTCCTCTGGTTCTCAGAACCCCTTATGGCGGCGGGATCAGGGGTGGACTGTACCACTCACAGAGCGGGGAATCATATTTTGTGCATACTGCGGGCCTGGTTGTTGTGACGCCGTCAAATCCCTATGATGCAAAGGGATTACTCCTTTCGTCTCTTGATAGCCATGATCCCGTGATTTTCCTTGAACCAAAGCGGCTTTATAGATCCACAAAGATGGACGTCCCGGAGGAGGATTTTAGGGTTAAAATAGGAGAAGCTGCCAGATCCGCTGAAGGTGATGACGTAACCATAATAACATACGGGTCGATGGTTCCGACTGTACTTGCAACTGTGAAAAAGAACGGGCTGAGTGCTGACGTGATCGACCTCAGGACACTTCTTCCACTAGATATTGATTCAATAATTGCGTCGGTGAAGAAAACGGGAAGAGTAGTGATAGTCCATGAAGCCCCGAAAACACTGGGAATGGGTGCTGAGATATCTGCACTCATCTCGGAAAGGGCTATTGAATACCTTTATGCGCCAATCATACGGGTAACAGGTCCAGACATCCCATTTCCGTATAGAATGGAAGATCATTACATCCCAAATGAACAGCGCATTATGAAAGCTATCAGGAAAGTAATGGAGTTCAGGTGA